In Lagopus muta isolate bLagMut1 chromosome 6, bLagMut1 primary, whole genome shotgun sequence, one DNA window encodes the following:
- the LOC125694679 gene encoding uncharacterized protein LOC125694679 codes for MTTPISTSKTSISSEASPTSSSEFPLITTSPALSSTLSTKLPPAALSTHSTSLPPSTPEPMPTTLQPKPSSPTTSAPTETPSPVFSTLSTAKTSLLPSSASFPFSTVSSTALSTLQPSSTHKMTTVPPIVPPVTTEKTTPTVSATSTFKTSISSEASLTSSPEVPLTTTSPAPSITLSTSLPSAAPSTLFSTLLPTSTPKSTPTTLWPTLSSLTTSAPTASPTPASSTLSTAKTSLLPSSASSPFSTISSTALSTSLPGMYSSCSSSCSVCSSQF; via the exons ATGACCACCCCCATCAGCACCTCCAAGACCTCCATATCCAGTGAGGCCAGCCCCACCAGCAGCTCAGAATTCCCACTGATAACAACATCCcctgccctcagcagcactCTCAGCACTAAgctgccacctgctgctctgtCCACACACTCTACCTCACTGCCACCCTCCACACCAGAGCCCATGCCTACAACCCTACAGCCCAAGCCTTCTTCTCCGACAACCAGTGCTCCAACAGAGACACCTTCACCTGTCTTCTCAACACTCTCCACAGCCAAAACCAGCCTACTGCCATCATCTgcatcttttcccttttcaactGTGTCTtcaacagcactgagcacactGCAACCCT CATCCACTCACAAAATGACAACTGTGCCACCCATTGTGCCTCCAGTCACCACAGAGAAGACTACTCCCACTGTGTCTGCCACCAGCACCTTTAAGACCTCCATCTCCAGTGAGGCCAGCCTGACCAGCAGCCCAGAAGTCCCACTGACAACGACATCCCCTGCTCCCAGTATCACTCTCAGCACTAGCTTACCATCTGCTGCTCCATCCACACTCTTCTCCACATTGCTCCCAACTTCCACACCAAAGTCCACGCCTACAACCCTATGGCCCACGCTGTCTTCTCTAACAACCAGTGCTCCAACAGCGTCGCCTACACCTGCATCCTCCACACTCTCCACAGCCAAAACCAGCCTACTGCCATCATCAGCATCTTCTCCCTTCTCAACTATATCCTCAACAGCACTAAGCACATCTCTTCCTGGTATGTATTCCTCCTGCTCTTCAAGCTGTAGTGTTTGCTCTTCCCAGTTTTGA
- the LOC125694680 gene encoding mucin-6-like: MHILGLLPGNKQHHCPSHVFLQPTYAFFPATSTLKKTTVLHAVPYTITEKTTAIPTTTSISKTSISSEASSPEVPLTTTFPAPSSPLSTKLPSAATSTIFSTSPPVSIPEPTLTTLSPSTFPSSESATYSSSTHNTTFSFTPPGETFSVAFPTAASAKSSPAVIPSLLPTTIKFAPGITTTASTEIPSTEQTSIQTTTLTTTRTTSALSVTSGLSTSMSPFRPSTVPQEFCKKVEYEENITYRGCSANITLSRCEGLCPSSTKLNVENMVLNAACSCCRPLQLHKEEFQLPCEDPDNPGKRLTKEITVFGGCVCNFDSCIQ, translated from the exons ATGCATATCCTGGGGCTTCTGCCTGGGAACAAACAACATCATTGCCCTTCCCATGTCTTCCTTCAACCAACCTATGCTTTCTTTCCAGCAACCTCCACCCTCAAAAAGACAACTGTACTGCACGCTGTGCCGTATACCATTACAGAGAAGACCACTGCTATACCCACTACCACCAGCATCTCCAAGACCTCCATCTCCAGCGAGGCCAGCAGCCCAGAAGTCCCACTGACCACGACATTCCCTGCCCCTAGCAGTCCTCTCAGCACTAAGCTGCCATCTGCTGCCACGTCCACAATCTTCTCTACTTCGCCCCCAGTGTCCATACCAGAGCCTACACTTACAACCCTCTCTCCTTCCACATTTCCCTCTTCTGAGAGTGCTACATATTCGTCCTCCACACACAACACCACGTTTTCTTTTACTCCGCCTGGTGAAACATTTTCAGTAGCATTTCCCACTGCTGCCTCTGCCAAATCCTCTCCAGCTGTGATCCCAAGTCTATTACCTACCACAATTAAGTTTGCTCCCGGTATCACCACTACTGCTTCCACAGAGATCCCATCCACTGAACAGACGTCCATTCAAACAACGACATTAACCACCACCCGCACCACATCAGCTCTTTCTGTCACTTCTGGTCTTTCAACTTCCATGTCTCCTTTTAGGCCATCAACAGTACCACAAG AGTTTTGTAAAAAAGTGGAATATGAAGAAAACATAACTTACAGAGGCTGTTCTGCAAACATCACTTTGAGCCGATGTGAAGGACTGTGTCCATCTTCAACAAA GTTGAATGTTGAGAACATGGTGCTCaatgcagcatgcagctgtTGCAGGCCGTTACAGCTCCATAAGGAGGAATTTCAGCTACCATGCGAAGACCCAGATAACCCTGGCAAAAGGCTCACTAAGGAAATTACCGTGTTTGGGGGCTGCGTTTGCAACTTTGACAGCTGCATACAATAG